The following DNA comes from Candidatus Nitrospira nitrificans.
AACGTGGCGTGGAGAAAGACGTGCGGCTGCTCGCGTTGCGTCCGGTGCTTCCAGATATCCGACGGGGATATCCGCACGTGACCGCGCCACATGGTTCTGGAGACTTATAGTTCGCCGCACGGCGATCGAGTCTCGCGCCCGAGGGCAGCGACGGTGTGGCGGCATTGAAGACATCGGACGACCGGTGGCATCGAGGAGAGGCAGATCGACCCGGCCGAGACAAGGCTCGGCGATCGAGGTGGCGCAGCATCGGGGTGACCCGTTGCGATCCCTAGCCCGCCGTGGGTAGCGAAGAACACGGATCTGATGCCGGGCGGCGTCGCCAGGCAGATCGTCGGCGCAGCGTGCGGTCCGACGGCCACGTGGCAACGGGCCAGTGCCGCGCGTCGCGTGACGGCAGGGGGTCGCTGAGTGAACAGCTCCGTGGCGTCGAACCCGCCAGTGGAGCGGGCGCGGGGAACGGCTCGTGGTGGTGCCCGGTCGGGCGGCCGCGCCGCTCACCGGCGCGTTAGGCAGAAGGAGAACCGCTGACGGTGACCACGCTCTCCACACTGTCCGTAGAGGATGTCCTCCGGATCCACGAGATCCTCGTCGCGGACTTCGCGAAGGCGAACGATCCGATCTCGCCCGCTGGTCTGCGGGACCTCGGCCTGTTGGAGTCGGCAGTGGGGAGACAGCACACTGGAGGTGGCGGCAAGCTCAAGTACGAGACGCCCGCCCAGAGCGCCGCAACGCTGATGTATGGCGTCTGCAATAACCACGCCTTTCATAACGGGAACAAGAGGACGGCCCTCGTTTCCATGCTGGTGCATCTGGACCAGAACGGTCTTACCCTCCAAGACACGAATCAGAAGGAGCTATTCAAGTTGATCTTGGCGGTTGCCAACCATGACCTGGCTGTACCGAAGCGAGGTCGACAGTCTCCTGACGCTGAGGTTGAGGCGATCGCCAACTGGATCAAAAGGCGCGCGGTGAAGCCTCAACGCGGCGAGAGACAGATCACCTTTCGGGAACTTCGACGGCGACTTGGCCATTTTCAGTATGAACTGACTCATGCGGGCAAGGGCAATGCCGCTGATGTCTACAAGATTGTCGAGGAGAAGAGATTCCTCAGATCTCCACGGGAAGTTCGGAAGAGGATCGGCACCATCGGGTATCGGGA
Coding sequences within:
- a CDS encoding type II toxin-antitoxin system death-on-curing family toxin, whose product is MTTLSTLSVEDVLRIHEILVADFAKANDPISPAGLRDLGLLESAVGRQHTGGGGKLKYETPAQSAATLMYGVCNNHAFHNGNKRTALVSMLVHLDQNGLTLQDTNQKELFKLILAVANHDLAVPKRGRQSPDAEVEAIANWIKRRAVKPQRGERQITFRELRRRLGHFQYELTHAGKGNAADVYKIVEEKRFLRSPREVRKRIGTIGYRDEGTFVSMKDLKLVRRICKLTEEDGVDSGTFYDSQAIVDGFINKYRNVLRRLSTR